AATTTAAAAGTTTAAGATCAGAAGCAACCTTATAAGTTGGAATAATACGTACTTCTAATGGTAGCATAATTGTAATGAAGGTTAACCAAAAGAAAAATTTTCGTAAAGGAAAGTCAAAATATACAAAAGCATAGCCAGATAATAGCGAGACCAAAATTTTCCCTATAGCAATAATTAAAGCCATTATTAAAGAATTAATAAGCATAATACGTACAGGTACACCAATGATATTTGCTCCACTACCTACCCTCCAAGCTCTAATATAATTTTCAACGGTATACTTTCCAGGGGTAAGAGGCATAATCCCCCTACCAATAGTAGCAGCATCATGAGTAGAGGCAATAAAGGCCATATATAAAGGAAAAACCATAATAACTACTCCTATAATAAGAATTAAATAGGCAAACCAGTTATTTTTTAATGATTCCAAGACTCTCATAATTAACCTCCATAATAAACTCTTTTTTCTATGAAACGAAATTGTAAAGCAGTAAGAATACTTACTATAATGAGAAGAATAACTGATTGGGCGGAAGAACTGCTTATATTAAAATTAATCGTACCATCTACATAAACTTTATATACTAAA
Above is a window of Dictyoglomus sp. NZ13-RE01 DNA encoding:
- a CDS encoding glycerol-3-phosphate transporter (with UgpABC is involved in uptake of glycerol-3-phosphate), producing MRVLESLKNNWFAYLILIIGVVIMVFPLYMAFIASTHDAATIGRGIMPLTPGKYTVENYIRAWRVGSGANIIGVPVRIMLINSLIMALIIAIGKILVSLLSGYAFVYFDFPLRKFFFWLTFITIMLPLEVRIIPTYKVASDLKLLNSFAGLTLPLMVSATGTLLFRQTFLSIPREFLDAARIDGAGPVRCLTHIVFPLIRPNLSALFVILFIYGWNQYLWPILITTDVKMQTLVMGIVKMLGGPEALVDWNIVMASAIISMIIPVGIVILMQRWLIKGLTEVEK